Proteins from a single region of Punica granatum isolate Tunisia-2019 chromosome 8, ASM765513v2, whole genome shotgun sequence:
- the LOC116188784 gene encoding uncharacterized protein LOC116188784 yields the protein MASASGSGSASASNTGVVVKSRKNATGVRDDSAWAHGYEVPGERLKIKCKYCNKIVSGGPYRLKHHLGCTKINVSPCIAVPDDVKNNMLAICMHLEDISMKKKQASSCGLENDDVVDIDNDDENVGVGTKRKGKETTEISTLFKKKSLSIQSRQGQPTINQMMKKDLREDVCMQIARFFYTSAIPFNCVKNPEFEKMCQLIGKYGIGLKPPSYHELRDKYLRKEVDNTMSLLEEHKAMWRKSGCSIMSDGWTDKKRRSICNFLVNSPKGTVFLTSIDTSNISKTADKVFEMIDDIVEQVGEENVVQIVTDNAANYKAAGEMLMEKRKKLFWTPCAAHCIDLMLEDLEKKIKVHELTIMKGRKITTFIYLRTLIITMLKRFTKGKDLIRPAMTRFATAYLTLGCLFDNRNALRTMFASKQWKGSRFAKLKGGKYAERAVMDNRFWNNVNTCLKVAYPLIKVLRMVDSDEKPAMGFIYNEMEKAKQKIKTNFKDDRKSYDPVWKVIDERWEVQLHRPLHAAAYYLNQVGTTYLIELRRLWSW from the exons ATGGCTTCTGCAAGTGGATCTGGGAGTGCATCGGCTAGTAATACTGGGGTAGTTGTCAAATCTAGAAAAAATGCAACTGGAGTTAGAGATGATTCGGCATGGGCACACGGTTATGAAGTTCCAGGAGAAAGACTAAAGATTAAATGCAAATACTGTAATAAGATAGTTTCTGGGGGTCCTTATAGATTGAAGCATCACTTGGGATGTACCAAGATTAATGTGTCACCTTGTATTGCTGTTCCTGATGATGTTAAGAATAATATGCTCGCGATTTGTATGCATTTGGAGGATATTTCAATGAAGAAGAAACAAGCTAGTAGTTGTGGATTGGAAAATGATGATGTTGTAGACattgataatgatgatgaaaATGTAGGGGTTGGTacaaagagaaagggaaaggaaacAACTGAAATCTCTACTTTGTTTAAGAAGAAAAGTTTGAGCATTCAAAGCAGGCAAGGACAACCGACAATTAATCAGATGATGAAAAAGGATTTGAGAGAGGATGTGTGTATGCAGATTGCTCGTTTTTTCTATACAAGTGCAATTCCATTTAATTGTGTGAAGAATCCTGAGTTTGAGAAGATGTGTCAATTGATTGGGAAGTATGGCATTGGATTGAAACCGCCATCTTATCACGAGCTTAGAGataaatatttaagaaaagAGGTTGATAATACTATGTCATTGCTTGAGGAGCATAAAGCTATGTGGAGGAAGTCGGGGTGTTCCATTATGTCAGATGGATGGACTGATAAGAAGAGGAGGTCTATATGTAATTTCCTAGTGAATAGCCCCAAGGGTACAGTTTTTTTGACTTCTATTGACACATCAAACATCTCTAAGACTGCAGATAAAGTGTTCGAAATGATAGATGATATAGTAGAGCAAGTTGGGGAAGAGAATGTAGTTCAAATTGTCACGGATAATGCTGCCAATTATAAGGCGGCAGGTGAGATGTTAATGGAGAAACGGAAGAAGTTATTTTGGACTCCTTGTGCAGCTCATTGCATAGATCTTATGCTAGAGGATTTGGAGAAGAAAATTAAGGTACATGAGCTGACAATAATGAAGGGTAGGAAGATCACAACCTTCATTTACTTGAGAACACTCATTATCACGATGCTGAAGCGTTTCACAAAGGGTAAAGATTTGATTAGACCGGCTATGACTCGCTTTGCTACTGCTTATCTGACTTTGGGATGCCTCTTCGATAATAGAAATGCTCTAAGGACTATGTTTGCATCCAAACAATGGAAAGGGAGTCGATTTGCAAAGTTAAAAGGTGGAAAGTATGCGGAACGTGCTGTTATGGATAACAGATTTTGGAATAATGTTAATACATGTTTGAAGGTTGCATATCCTCTCATTAAGGTGCTCCGCATGGTGGATTCGGATGAAAAGCCTGCGATGGGCTTTATTTATAATGAGATGGAGAAAGCTAAGCAGAAGATCAAAACAAACTTCAAAGATGATCGGAAAag CTATGATCCTGTTTGGAAAGTTATTGATGAGAGATGGGAGGTTCAACTTCATAGGCCTCTACATGCTGCTGCTTATTACCTGAACCAAGTTGGCACTACATATTTGATAGAATTGAGGCGACTTTGGTCATGGTAA